One window from the genome of Thermococcus siculi encodes:
- a CDS encoding DUF1699 family protein has protein sequence MRVEVKARNNEELIRKLERVLSDDVTEVYVNLRPTKEILVRILERAPNVRKISCPPSLYPKVSKKVIAALAQMGIDLVPEGYPRGRPRKYDEKTVRQVRELLMRGVPAKEISTRMGIPLRTVYYMMERNGKFQENGRS, from the coding sequence ATGAGGGTGGAGGTGAAGGCGCGCAACAACGAGGAGCTGATAAGGAAACTCGAGAGGGTCCTCAGCGACGATGTCACCGAGGTCTACGTCAATCTCCGCCCCACGAAGGAGATACTGGTTAGGATACTCGAGCGCGCCCCCAACGTGAGGAAGATATCCTGCCCACCCAGCCTCTACCCCAAGGTCTCGAAGAAGGTTATAGCAGCGCTCGCCCAGATGGGCATTGACCTCGTTCCGGAGGGCTATCCGAGGGGAAGGCCCCGGAAGTACGACGAGAAGACCGTCAGACAGGTGAGGGAGCTTCTCATGAGGGGCGTTCCGGCGAAGGAGATAAGCACCAGGATGGGGATTCCCCTCAGGACGGTCTACTACATGATGGAGAGGAATGGGAAATTCCAAGAAAATGGCAGGAGCTAA
- a CDS encoding DUF530 family protein codes for MTTTEELVAQVNKILDDIGIDMDGLFETFDVPSISYRLKENLSLLQELEDDLSRRVGETTPSAGFSDRKNKDPHIQWIYKKKRNRVLALERLRSAITAHKMALASISANYTFFLGKRPITVKELTRENVENVRAVPNPIQLGRVEVLPYLAYSGDVLRLLSRERIPVRESFKFIKGKLREKGTVRTRGLRIEVEYWDGNRLKKARLDLPADADIEGELKKRYGKRFRWRVLSFVKTKGVLINNHYTVDNLALAYSILDPEDGAKKLGLDLFRYYFLTSENDRESLGLYPDIRLCIDCHYSIFDLPFQDEPGFRTGHGSMLLMRKCEMEKALVGRRKDIANIPNHLLGGVLLYGMSEYSEGKVAELLGIPEDELVEAIKKFVISGLHKTLFADTKKFEKFMPKSDRAKQFLSLLQG; via the coding sequence ATGACGACGACCGAGGAGCTCGTCGCACAGGTCAACAAGATACTGGACGATATAGGGATAGATATGGACGGGTTATTTGAGACATTCGACGTCCCGTCCATCTCCTACCGTTTGAAGGAAAACCTCTCGCTCCTCCAGGAGCTTGAGGACGACCTCTCCAGGCGCGTTGGCGAGACCACCCCCTCGGCGGGTTTCTCCGACAGGAAGAACAAGGACCCGCACATCCAGTGGATATACAAGAAGAAGCGCAACAGGGTTCTCGCCTTGGAGAGGCTTCGCTCTGCCATAACTGCCCACAAGATGGCCCTCGCTTCAATTTCCGCCAATTACACCTTCTTCCTCGGAAAGAGGCCGATAACCGTCAAGGAGCTGACGAGGGAGAACGTGGAGAACGTCAGGGCCGTTCCCAATCCCATCCAGCTCGGCAGGGTTGAGGTCCTGCCCTACCTGGCCTACTCCGGCGACGTTCTCAGGCTTCTCTCCCGGGAGAGGATACCCGTCAGGGAGTCCTTCAAGTTCATAAAGGGCAAGCTCCGCGAGAAGGGAACGGTGAGGACGCGCGGTCTTCGAATAGAGGTCGAGTACTGGGACGGGAACAGGCTGAAGAAGGCGAGGCTCGACCTCCCTGCGGATGCTGACATAGAGGGGGAACTGAAAAAGCGCTACGGGAAGAGGTTCCGCTGGCGCGTTCTCAGCTTCGTCAAGACAAAGGGAGTCCTCATAAACAACCACTACACCGTCGACAACCTGGCACTGGCATACTCGATTCTTGACCCGGAAGACGGCGCCAAAAAGCTCGGCCTCGACCTCTTCCGCTACTACTTCCTGACATCAGAGAACGACAGGGAAAGCCTCGGCCTCTACCCGGACATAAGGCTCTGCATCGACTGCCACTACTCGATATTCGACCTGCCGTTCCAAGATGAGCCAGGATTCAGGACGGGCCACGGCAGCATGCTCCTCATGAGGAAGTGCGAGATGGAGAAGGCCCTGGTGGGGAGGAGGAAGGACATAGCCAACATCCCGAACCACCTGCTCGGCGGGGTGCTCCTCTACGGGATGAGTGAGTACAGCGAGGGGAAGGTCGCGGAGCTCCTCGGAATCCCCGAGGATGAGCTGGTCGAGGCGATAAAGAAGTTCGTCATCTCGGGCCTGCACAAGACCCTCTTCGCGGATACGAAGAAGTTCGAGAAGTTCATGCCCAAGAGCGACAGGGCGAAGCAGTTCCTCTCGCTTCTCCAGGGGTGA
- a CDS encoding DNA topoisomerase IV subunit A: protein MPKRKAIHRERPREKFSYDPTKVLTKLEEYGRRILEDIKEGKNPYFDIPMRGLNNVYFDEKRRVIRMGDKLSRRYFLNVAHTRKFMQTLLLMAYVKRLVSENKHASLREAYYANKHTIPGTKENTFEDQRESDPIIEDLERMMGVLREEMHLTADRRGYIYGDIVIRDGEDEFNTSKLGMGGWAVPGTVEHLQFPEINVDYALVVETAAMADRLIEEKFPKKENALIIATQGQASRGVRRLIHRLHYEEGLPIIVFTDGDPYGWYIYSTIKQGSINLAYLSEKLATPEAKFVGMTMDDIERYGLKNVTEKLKGIPPNKKGGPTGDYKRIIEEMNYPWFQNKEWQRQLKMALKMGVRIEQQALANKSLEFVAKRYLPEKINNGELLP, encoded by the coding sequence ATGCCTAAACGCAAGGCAATCCACCGCGAGAGGCCCAGGGAGAAGTTCTCCTACGACCCGACCAAGGTGCTCACAAAGCTAGAAGAGTATGGAAGGAGGATCCTCGAGGACATAAAGGAAGGGAAGAATCCCTACTTCGACATACCCATGCGCGGGCTGAACAACGTCTACTTCGACGAGAAGAGGCGCGTCATCAGGATGGGCGACAAGCTCTCAAGGCGCTACTTCCTCAACGTGGCCCACACGAGGAAGTTCATGCAAACGCTTTTGCTCATGGCCTACGTCAAGCGTCTGGTGAGCGAGAACAAGCACGCCAGCCTTCGTGAAGCCTACTACGCCAACAAGCACACGATTCCGGGAACGAAGGAGAACACCTTCGAGGACCAGCGCGAGAGCGACCCGATCATAGAGGACCTCGAGAGGATGATGGGAGTCCTCCGTGAGGAGATGCACCTCACCGCCGACAGGCGCGGTTACATCTACGGCGACATAGTCATCCGCGATGGGGAGGACGAGTTCAACACCAGCAAGCTCGGTATGGGTGGCTGGGCCGTCCCCGGAACGGTTGAGCACCTCCAGTTCCCCGAGATCAACGTTGACTATGCCCTCGTCGTCGAGACGGCGGCTATGGCCGACCGTCTGATAGAGGAAAAGTTCCCGAAGAAGGAAAACGCCCTCATTATAGCAACCCAGGGACAGGCCTCGCGTGGCGTCAGAAGGCTCATCCACAGGCTCCACTACGAGGAAGGACTGCCAATAATAGTCTTCACCGATGGAGACCCCTACGGTTGGTACATCTACTCAACAATAAAGCAGGGTTCGATAAACCTCGCCTACCTCAGCGAGAAGCTCGCCACTCCTGAGGCGAAGTTCGTTGGAATGACCATGGACGACATAGAGAGGTATGGACTCAAGAACGTCACTGAAAAGCTCAAGGGAATCCCACCCAACAAGAAGGGAGGCCCAACCGGGGACTACAAGAGGATCATCGAGGAGATGAACTACCCGTGGTTCCAGAACAAGGAGTGGCAGAGGCAGCTCAAGATGGCCCTCAAGATGGGCGTCAGGATTGAGCAGCAGGCCCTCGCCAACAAGAGCCTCGAGTTCGTCGCGAAGAGGTACCTTCCGGAAAAGATAAACAACGGTGAGCTGCTGCCATGA
- the top6B gene encoding DNA topoisomerase VI subunit B — MAEAKQLFKEFKIQSVSEFFRRNAAMLGYTGKIRSLTTVIHEAVTNSLDACEEAGILPYVRVEIEELGREHYKVIVEDNGPGIPEKYITHVFGKMLAGTKAHRNIQSRGQQGIGISGAVMFAQITSGKATRVITSTGDDKIIEAWVKIDVDKNEGKIVRKEKHPNPKGWRGTRVELEVKNVRYVRSKQGVYWYLKLTAIANPHAHIELIEPDGKLIVFPRSSEDVPEPPVEMKPHPRGVLTDDVYRMAKKTRRNTVKRFLIGEFSRISDKKVDELIEYIAALRLIKTEKDKNVQDQLYERLAKGEVKAVLRSFRGYTKVVKQVAKIMEKPPEKLTWHEAEEIVEAFKYMKFLAPPTHGLRPIGEENIEKGLRGILKPEFVTAVTRPPKVYSGGIPFQVEVGLAYGGEIPAGFELLRYANRVPLLFDAGSCVTTLAARSVDWKRYKVDDLERAPVVLMINVISVHVPYTGTGKQSIANVDEIQNEIRLAIMDAARKLQTYLSGKHRKLAQVKRRKTFEKYVPEIARALSVLTGEPEDAIKTYFISYIESHFAAKEKEAAPVEVSENA; from the coding sequence ATGGCCGAGGCGAAGCAGCTGTTTAAGGAGTTTAAGATACAGAGCGTTAGCGAATTCTTCAGAAGAAACGCGGCAATGCTCGGCTACACTGGCAAGATACGCTCGCTTACAACGGTCATTCACGAGGCCGTTACCAACTCGCTCGATGCCTGTGAGGAAGCCGGAATACTGCCCTACGTCCGCGTTGAGATAGAAGAGCTTGGAAGGGAGCACTACAAGGTCATAGTCGAGGACAACGGCCCGGGAATCCCGGAGAAGTACATAACCCACGTCTTCGGAAAGATGCTGGCCGGAACGAAGGCCCACAGGAACATACAGAGCAGGGGACAGCAGGGTATAGGTATAAGCGGTGCGGTAATGTTCGCCCAGATAACGAGCGGAAAGGCGACGCGAGTAATCACCTCCACGGGAGACGACAAGATAATCGAGGCGTGGGTTAAAATCGACGTTGACAAGAACGAGGGTAAAATCGTCAGGAAGGAGAAGCACCCGAATCCGAAGGGCTGGCGTGGGACGAGGGTGGAGCTTGAAGTGAAGAACGTCCGCTACGTCCGCTCGAAGCAGGGCGTCTACTGGTACCTCAAGCTCACCGCGATAGCCAACCCGCACGCCCACATCGAGCTTATAGAGCCGGACGGCAAGCTCATAGTCTTCCCGCGCTCGAGCGAGGATGTTCCTGAGCCGCCGGTCGAGATGAAGCCCCACCCGAGGGGGGTTCTCACGGACGATGTCTACAGGATGGCCAAGAAGACGAGGAGAAACACGGTAAAGCGCTTCCTCATAGGAGAGTTCTCAAGGATAAGCGACAAGAAGGTCGACGAGCTGATCGAGTACATAGCCGCGCTGAGGCTCATAAAGACCGAGAAGGACAAGAACGTCCAGGATCAGCTCTACGAGAGGCTCGCGAAGGGGGAAGTTAAGGCCGTTCTGCGCTCCTTCAGGGGCTACACCAAGGTGGTCAAGCAGGTCGCCAAGATTATGGAGAAGCCGCCCGAGAAGCTCACCTGGCACGAGGCTGAGGAGATAGTCGAGGCCTTCAAGTACATGAAGTTCCTCGCCCCTCCGACCCACGGCCTGAGGCCGATAGGAGAGGAGAACATCGAGAAGGGCTTGAGGGGAATTCTCAAGCCGGAGTTCGTTACCGCGGTTACCAGGCCGCCGAAGGTCTACTCCGGTGGAATCCCCTTCCAGGTCGAGGTCGGCCTGGCCTACGGCGGGGAGATTCCGGCCGGCTTTGAGCTTCTCAGGTACGCCAACAGGGTTCCGCTGCTCTTCGATGCGGGTTCCTGTGTGACAACTCTTGCCGCCCGCTCCGTCGACTGGAAGCGCTATAAGGTCGACGACCTCGAGCGCGCTCCGGTAGTGCTCATGATAAACGTCATCAGCGTCCACGTGCCCTACACCGGAACCGGAAAGCAGAGCATAGCCAACGTTGACGAGATACAGAACGAGATAAGGCTGGCTATAATGGACGCGGCCAGGAAGCTCCAGACCTACCTCAGCGGCAAGCACAGGAAGCTGGCCCAGGTGAAGAGGAGGAAGACCTTTGAGAAGTACGTGCCCGAGATAGCGAGGGCACTGAGCGTGCTGACCGGTGAGCCGGAGGACGCCATCAAGACCTATTTCATATCATACATAGAGAGCCACTTCGCGGCCAAGGAGAAGGAGGCCGCCCCAGTGGAGGTGAGCGAGAATGCCTAA
- a CDS encoding KH domain-containing protein, with product MDEFERLLKKYERIDKDGRPIKEEPEVEIDYAAEGEQEEFLRIPKERVAVVIGKKGQTKREIERRTKTKIEIDSETGEVFITSTRETEDPLAVWKARDVVMAIGRGFSPERAFRLFNEGETLEVVNLTDIIIGNDKNALPRVRGRIIGRKGRTREIIEEMSGADVSVYGKTVAIIGNPIQVEVAKTAIEKLAKGSPHGVVYKYLERRKKDLELESTTYYETLEGGPGPEEYPEEDLEDDDFWED from the coding sequence ATGGACGAGTTTGAGAGACTGCTGAAGAAGTACGAGCGCATCGACAAGGATGGACGGCCCATAAAAGAGGAACCCGAGGTGGAGATAGACTACGCTGCCGAGGGCGAGCAGGAGGAGTTCCTCAGGATACCCAAGGAGCGCGTTGCGGTGGTCATAGGCAAAAAGGGCCAGACGAAGAGGGAAATCGAGAGGAGAACGAAGACCAAGATAGAGATAGACAGCGAGACGGGGGAGGTTTTCATCACCTCCACCAGGGAAACGGAGGACCCGCTGGCGGTGTGGAAGGCGCGCGATGTTGTCATGGCCATAGGGAGGGGTTTCTCACCGGAGAGGGCCTTCAGGCTCTTCAACGAGGGGGAGACCCTCGAAGTGGTGAACCTCACGGACATAATCATCGGGAACGACAAGAACGCCCTTCCAAGGGTTAGGGGGAGGATAATCGGCAGGAAGGGCCGCACGAGGGAGATAATAGAGGAGATGAGCGGCGCAGATGTTAGCGTCTACGGAAAGACCGTCGCGATAATCGGCAACCCGATACAGGTGGAGGTTGCCAAGACTGCCATTGAAAAGCTCGCGAAGGGCTCACCGCACGGGGTCGTCTACAAGTACCTCGAAAGGCGCAAGAAGGACCTCGAGCTGGAGAGCACCACCTACTACGAGACCCTCGAGGGTGGGCCCGGTCCCGAAGAGTACCCTGAGGAAGACCTCGAAGACGACGACTTTTGGGAGGACTGA
- a CDS encoding serine protein kinase RIO: MHEEVIEREIEAMLGLRDRREKDSELYKIANEVFDRTTRETLAYLHRRGKIEALYGVISTGKEANVFAGVDGDGNRIAVKIYRTYTTEFRRIWEYLAADPRVGYLPKDMRKLVFVWTRREFKNLQRAIKYAVRVPEPIIFRNNVLVMEFVGDELPAPRLKDVERELTREDFEELYDFTMSVIERLWKRGDMVHGDLSEYNILLHDAPVVIDWSQATVKRNRMSVELLKRDLRNVINYFGRKGVDVDDFDDKFRELIG; this comes from the coding sequence ATGCACGAAGAGGTCATAGAGCGCGAAATCGAGGCGATGCTGGGCCTCAGGGATAGGCGGGAGAAGGATAGTGAACTCTATAAAATAGCCAACGAGGTCTTCGACAGGACCACCAGAGAGACCCTGGCCTATCTGCACAGGAGGGGAAAGATAGAGGCCCTCTACGGCGTCATCAGCACGGGCAAAGAGGCCAACGTCTTCGCCGGCGTAGATGGGGACGGAAACAGGATAGCCGTCAAGATTTACAGGACTTACACCACCGAGTTCCGCAGGATATGGGAATATCTGGCCGCTGACCCGCGCGTTGGATACCTCCCGAAGGACATGCGCAAGCTCGTCTTCGTCTGGACCCGGAGGGAGTTCAAGAACCTCCAGAGGGCGATTAAATATGCCGTCCGCGTTCCCGAACCTATAATCTTCCGCAACAACGTCCTCGTGATGGAGTTCGTTGGTGACGAGCTTCCGGCGCCGAGGCTCAAAGATGTGGAGCGCGAGTTAACGCGGGAGGACTTCGAGGAGCTGTACGATTTCACGATGTCCGTGATAGAGCGCCTCTGGAAGAGGGGAGACATGGTTCACGGTGATCTGAGCGAGTACAACATACTGCTCCACGATGCCCCTGTGGTTATAGACTGGTCGCAGGCGACTGTGAAGAGGAACCGGATGAGCGTAGAGCTGCTGAAGAGGGATTTGAGGAACGTCATCAATTACTTCGGTAGGAAAGGCGTTGATGTTGATGATTTCGACGATAAGTTCCGCGAGCTGATTGGATGA
- the eif1A gene encoding translation initiation factor eIF-1A: MAYHRRGGNKKKKSRQVQGDEVIRVPLPKEGQVFGIIEQALGSGWMDVRCSDGKIRRCRIPGKLKRRMWMRVGDVVIVQPWEVQSDERGDIVYRYTRTQVDWLLRRGKISQDFISGGELLF; this comes from the coding sequence ATGGCGTACCACAGACGTGGAGGCAATAAGAAAAAGAAGAGCAGGCAGGTTCAGGGTGACGAGGTCATCCGCGTTCCGCTGCCGAAGGAAGGACAGGTCTTTGGAATAATTGAGCAGGCACTCGGTTCGGGCTGGATGGACGTCAGATGCTCGGACGGCAAGATAAGGAGATGCAGGATTCCCGGCAAGCTCAAGAGAAGGATGTGGATGCGCGTCGGCGACGTCGTCATAGTCCAGCCCTGGGAAGTCCAGAGCGACGAGAGGGGCGACATAGTCTACCGCTACACCAGAACCCAGGTTGACTGGCTCCTCAGGAGGGGCAAGATAAGCCAGGACTTCATAAGCGGCGGCGAGCTGCTCTTCTGA
- a CDS encoding metal ABC transporter ATP-binding protein, whose protein sequence is MNAVKAENLTITYEGKPALEGVDFTLDEGETLLLLGPNGAGKTTLLKTIACFHGEYTGKLEVFGREPCEARDLIGYVPQSHSLNERVPLTALEVVAMGGIYRKGFFHFKIPGATIEKASEVLGFVGLDHVADRLFSELSGGQKQRVLLARALMSDPRLLLLDEPLSALDPSARGEVAGVLNKIKRERGITMIITTHDINPLLEIGDKVMLINRRLIAFGKPGEVLQDSVIKSVYGPLARVIPVEDRLFCITGDVHIHRHGGGGR, encoded by the coding sequence ATGAATGCGGTAAAGGCCGAGAACCTCACCATCACCTACGAAGGAAAGCCCGCACTCGAGGGGGTAGACTTCACCCTCGACGAGGGAGAAACCCTCCTCCTTCTCGGTCCAAACGGCGCCGGAAAGACCACCCTGCTCAAGACGATAGCCTGCTTCCACGGGGAGTACACGGGTAAGCTGGAGGTCTTTGGAAGGGAGCCGTGCGAGGCAAGGGATTTAATAGGCTACGTCCCCCAGAGCCACAGCCTGAACGAGCGCGTTCCGCTGACGGCCCTGGAAGTAGTTGCGATGGGGGGAATATACCGGAAGGGCTTCTTCCACTTCAAGATTCCAGGGGCGACCATCGAGAAAGCCTCCGAGGTTCTCGGCTTCGTGGGTCTCGATCACGTAGCGGACAGACTCTTCAGCGAGCTGAGCGGCGGCCAGAAGCAGAGGGTTCTGCTCGCGAGGGCATTGATGAGCGACCCCAGACTGCTCCTCCTCGACGAACCGCTCTCCGCCCTTGACCCCAGCGCCAGGGGAGAAGTCGCCGGGGTGCTCAACAAGATCAAACGAGAGAGAGGAATAACGATGATAATCACAACCCACGACATCAACCCCCTCCTGGAGATTGGGGACAAGGTCATGCTCATCAACAGGCGCCTCATAGCGTTCGGAAAGCCCGGAGAGGTGCTCCAGGACAGCGTCATCAAGTCCGTCTACGGGCCGCTGGCGAGGGTGATACCGGTTGAGGACAGGCTCTTCTGCATAACCGGCGACGTCCACATCCACAGACACGGGGGTGGCGGGCGGTGA
- a CDS encoding metal ABC transporter permease, with protein sequence MIPEYLLRALLASIMVSVLLGMLSPLINAKGLAFLTHALFHALLFGAVLGMIFGLLFENLSLVMLIALLVTVTIVLLIAHLEKLGFSPDSAVGIVASFVAGLTVLGFGVLYKVMATRPYFPLGESIVSYLTGDIFLISLDNLTVLVLGGTVLFFVMLFLYRDFLYLSFDPDGMESYGGNVRAYLMILYVLVGAIGALIVQTVGLITLQVVAVLPGAIALMVSSDMRKVLGVSLLLTLGIQLSSVILAYVTDIPPSGLATIMLGVIYGVLLFRR encoded by the coding sequence GTGATTCCCGAATATCTTCTCCGTGCGCTCCTGGCCAGCATAATGGTCAGCGTCCTCCTCGGCATGCTCAGCCCCCTCATCAACGCGAAGGGACTGGCCTTTCTAACGCATGCACTCTTCCACGCCCTCCTCTTCGGAGCTGTGCTCGGCATGATCTTTGGCCTGCTCTTCGAGAACCTCTCGCTGGTCATGCTCATCGCCCTCCTCGTAACCGTCACCATAGTCCTCCTCATAGCCCACCTGGAGAAGCTCGGCTTTTCACCGGATTCCGCCGTGGGGATAGTGGCGAGCTTCGTGGCGGGCTTAACGGTGCTCGGCTTCGGCGTCCTCTACAAGGTCATGGCCACGAGGCCCTACTTCCCCCTCGGTGAGAGCATCGTCTCCTACCTCACCGGCGACATATTCCTCATAAGCCTGGACAACCTCACTGTACTCGTCCTCGGAGGGACGGTCCTGTTCTTTGTCATGCTGTTCCTCTACCGCGACTTCCTCTACCTTAGCTTTGATCCGGATGGAATGGAGAGCTACGGCGGCAACGTTCGGGCCTACCTCATGATCCTCTACGTTCTGGTCGGCGCAATCGGGGCGCTGATAGTCCAGACGGTCGGGCTGATAACCCTTCAGGTTGTCGCGGTCCTCCCAGGGGCGATAGCGCTGATGGTGAGCAGCGATATGAGAAAGGTTCTCGGCGTGAGTCTGCTTCTAACCCTGGGGATCCAGCTCTCCTCGGTGATCCTGGCATACGTCACCGACATTCCCCCGAGCGGTCTGGCGACGATAATGCTGGGCGTGATCTACGGCGTCCTTCTCTTCAGGAGGTGA
- the rnhB gene encoding ribonuclease HII: MGKKLAGIDEAGRGPVIGPMVIAAVVVDEKNVPKLEELGVKDSKRLTPRRRERLFDEIIRLLDDYAILELWPDEIDSREGTLNEFEVENFVKALNSLKVKPDVVYIDAADVKEERFGEDIRKGLDFGAEIVAEHKADDKFVPVSAASIIAKVTRDRAIEALKEEYGEIGSGYPSDPRTRAFLENYFREHGDFPPIVRRSWKTLKKIEEKLKAEVKPERKKKGQTSLDAFLK; encoded by the coding sequence TTGGGAAAGAAGCTGGCTGGAATAGACGAGGCCGGAAGGGGGCCGGTCATTGGCCCGATGGTGATAGCGGCGGTTGTGGTCGACGAGAAGAATGTCCCAAAGCTGGAGGAACTTGGAGTCAAGGACTCGAAGAGGCTCACCCCGAGGAGGAGGGAAAGGCTCTTTGATGAAATAATTCGACTTTTAGACGATTATGCAATTCTTGAATTGTGGCCCGATGAGATAGACTCAAGGGAGGGAACCCTCAACGAGTTCGAGGTCGAGAACTTCGTCAAGGCCCTCAACTCGCTGAAGGTCAAGCCCGACGTGGTCTATATCGATGCCGCGGACGTGAAGGAGGAGCGCTTTGGTGAGGACATAAGGAAGGGGCTGGACTTCGGGGCGGAGATCGTGGCGGAGCACAAGGCCGACGACAAGTTCGTTCCCGTTTCCGCGGCATCCATAATCGCCAAGGTGACGCGCGACAGGGCGATAGAGGCGCTGAAGGAGGAATACGGAGAGATAGGGAGCGGCTATCCCAGCGACCCGAGGACGAGGGCCTTCCTGGAGAACTACTTCAGGGAGCACGGCGACTTTCCGCCGATAGTTCGAAGGAGCTGGAAGACGCTTAAGAAAATCGAGGAGAAGCTGAAGGCCGAGGTGAAGCCAGAGAGAAAAAAGAAGGGTCAAACGAGTCTGGACGCTTTTCTAAAGTGA
- a CDS encoding dolichyl-phosphate-mannose--protein mannosyltransferase has product MDWRRIAFILIIFITSLAAFWYVYDFASQPVFHDYVSDEVWYVPASRNILHRLGVSLTHVNESTGSLGVNVIFSNQSVRIKYQYDVEKLALRHNATYEKEYLKFPGVYFEIPPEQFDSFLEDLSKTVPEGAYYTVPGFWYPDKENIQNYLNTEHPFLGKDFIMLGMLLDDKPINWRVPGIIAFVLTIILVALAAYKISGSYLAGLIALVFAVADPTLQAMSTVAMLDIYVSLFVALFVFFLALERDRSAAFAVGLAGAAKLSGGFGWPVVLFRAFRRERNIVGFITTILILPAIGFLLPNVPAMIAVGPKKWFDDFLGSFKWHLSNKGGHPAASPVWEWFVNKKAFALHYNPNVFAQTDPFLLMAMVLFILALPWLYRRRRGVLAQFGVFWSTTLLFLLQYLLGGTTQFSFYATALVPPAAVVMGVALNELLRWEAFTNSLWLYLEWLLEVKDRIRLRLGR; this is encoded by the coding sequence ATGGACTGGAGAAGAATCGCCTTCATCCTGATAATCTTCATCACGTCTCTCGCTGCCTTCTGGTACGTCTACGACTTTGCCTCCCAGCCCGTTTTTCATGACTACGTGAGCGATGAGGTCTGGTACGTCCCGGCCAGCAGGAACATCCTCCACAGGCTCGGGGTTTCCCTAACCCACGTGAACGAGAGCACCGGTTCGCTGGGGGTAAACGTAATCTTCTCCAACCAGAGCGTCCGGATAAAGTACCAGTACGATGTTGAGAAGCTCGCCCTGAGACACAACGCCACCTACGAAAAGGAGTACCTCAAGTTTCCGGGGGTTTACTTCGAGATTCCGCCGGAGCAGTTCGATTCGTTTCTGGAAGACCTCTCGAAGACCGTCCCGGAGGGGGCCTACTACACGGTTCCGGGCTTCTGGTATCCCGACAAGGAAAACATCCAGAACTACCTGAACACGGAGCACCCCTTCCTCGGGAAGGACTTCATAATGCTGGGGATGCTGCTCGATGATAAGCCGATAAACTGGCGCGTTCCGGGCATAATCGCCTTCGTTCTTACAATCATTCTCGTTGCCCTCGCCGCCTACAAAATAAGCGGAAGCTACCTTGCCGGGCTAATAGCCCTCGTTTTCGCCGTGGCGGATCCGACGCTCCAGGCCATGTCAACCGTTGCTATGCTCGACATCTACGTCAGCCTCTTCGTTGCCCTCTTCGTTTTCTTTCTGGCTCTGGAGAGGGATCGCTCCGCGGCCTTTGCGGTGGGTCTCGCTGGAGCGGCCAAGCTCAGCGGTGGCTTTGGCTGGCCGGTCGTTCTGTTCAGGGCGTTCAGGCGCGAGAGGAACATAGTGGGCTTCATAACCACGATACTCATTCTCCCGGCCATTGGCTTCCTCCTTCCAAACGTCCCGGCCATGATAGCGGTCGGTCCAAAGAAGTGGTTCGACGACTTCCTTGGAAGCTTCAAGTGGCACCTCTCCAACAAGGGCGGCCACCCAGCCGCTTCCCCGGTCTGGGAGTGGTTCGTGAACAAGAAGGCCTTCGCGCTCCACTACAACCCCAACGTCTTCGCACAGACCGACCCGTTCCTGCTCATGGCCATGGTGCTGTTCATTCTGGCACTTCCCTGGCTCTACAGGAGAAGGCGCGGAGTCCTGGCTCAGTTTGGTGTGTTCTGGAGCACGACGCTTCTGTTCCTTCTCCAGTACCTCCTCGGGGGGACGACGCAGTTCAGCTTCTACGCGACGGCCCTGGTTCCTCCGGCTGCCGTCGTTATGGGAGTTGCCCTGAACGAGCTTCTCCGCTGGGAGGCGTTCACGAACTCCCTCTGGCTCTATCTGGAGTGGCTGCTCGAGGTGAAGGACAGGATAAGGCTGAGGCTAGGGAGGTGA